One Thioclava sp. ES.031 genomic window, CGTATTCTCTCTGACTATGACGACGCGCGGTTGCGTGCGTTGATTGCCAATGACGGCTGGAACACCCAGCCCGACGCGTAAGGGAGAATAGGCGCATGGCTCTTGTGAATTTCCGCCGCGAGGCCAAGACCCCGGCCCGTCCGCCGGTCAACGGCAAGATGACGGCTCTGCTGGAGGGCGCCTCGGTCGAGGTGATGCCCCGCACCGCCGCCAAGGTGGAAAGCTTCGCGCCTTTGTTCGCGAAGGGCTCCCGCGTCTATATCGCCCATATCGACGGCACCCCGATCGAGGAGATGCTCGCCACCGCCAAGCGTCTGCGCGAAGAGGGTTTCGAGCCGATGCCGCACTTCCCCGCGCGCATCATCCGCGACGAGGCGCAGCTCAACGACTGGGTCGCGCGCTACCGTGGCGAGGCAGGCGTCGAGCAGGCGCTGCTGCTGGGTGGCGGCGTGGCCGAGCCGAAAGGCGACTTCCACTGCGCGATGCAGATGATCGAAACCGGCGCGTTCGACGGCTTCGCCCGTCTCCATGTCGCCGGCCACCCCGAGGGCAACCGCGACATCGACCCCAATGGCGGCGAGGCCGAGGTGATGGCGGCGCTGAAGCTGAAGCAGGATTTCGCGAACCGCACCGATGCGGATATGGCGATCGCCACGCAATTCGCCTTCGAGGCCGGTCCGATCCGCGACTGGGCCGCGCGTCTGGAAGCCAACGGCATCGAAATGCCGGTCCATCTGGGCATCGCAGGCCCCGCGAAGCTGCAGACGCTCCTGAAATTCGCCATCGCCTGCGGCGTCGGCCCCTCGCTGAAAGTGCTGCAAAAGCGCGCCCGCGACGTGACCAAGCTGCTCATGCCCTTCGAGCCGACCGAATTGCTGGCCGATCTGGCTGCCGATTGCCCGTCGAATATCGAAGCCGTGCATTTCTTCCCGCTGGGCGGTATCACCGCCACAGCCAATTGGATCGCCGAACAGAGAGGCCATGAATGACCCGCACCGTCCTTGAGTCCAAAACCAAAACCGTCGTGATCGGCTTTGACGAGCCCTTCTGCGTCATCGGTGAGCGGATCAATCCCACCGGCCGCAAGAAGCTGGCCGCCGAGCTGGAGCAAGGCGATTTCTCGACCGTCGAGAAAGACGCGCTCGAGCAGGTCGCCTGCGGCGCCACGGTTCTGGACATCAACTCGGGTGCGGTGTTCTCGAACAAGATGGCCGAAGACCCGCGCTATGCGGATAACAACTTCGTCGAACCCTCGCTGATGCGCGACCTGATCAACTGCGTGCAGGGCGTGATCGACGTGCCGCTGTGCATCGACAGCTCGGTTCCGGCGGCTCTCGAGGCGGGTCTCGAAGCTGCCGAAGGCCGCCCGCTTCTGAACTCCGTCACCGGCGAGGAAGAGCGTCTGGAACTGGTTCTGCCGCTGGTGAAGAAATACAACGTGCCGGTCGTCGCGATCTCGAACGACGACACCGGGATTTCCGAAGACCCGGACGTGCGTTTCGCCGTGGCCAAGAAGATCGTCGAGCGCGCCGCCGATTTCGGCATCCCCGCGCATGACATCGTCGTCGATCCGCTGGTGATGCCGGTGGGCGCGATGGCCTCCGCGGGCCGTCAGGTCTTCACGCTGGTCAACCGCCTGCGCGACGAGCTGGGCGTGAACACCACCTGCGGCGCGTCGAACATCTCCTTCGGCCTGCCGAACCGCCACGGGATCAACGGGGCCTACCTGCCGATGGCGATCGGCGCGGGCATGACCTCGGCGATCATGAACCCCGTGCGCAATCAGGAGATGGAGGCGATCCGCGCCGCCAACCTGCTGATGAACCACGACCCGAACGGGATGGAGTGGATCCGCCTGTCGAAGACGCTCGACGCGATGAAAGAATCCGGCATCAGCTTCGCCGAAGCCTCTGCCGCAGCGGCCACCTCGTCGGCCGGTGGGCGTCGTGGCGGGCGCCGTCGCCGCGCCTGATCCGACCCACGAAGACAGTCGAACGCCCGGGGCTTGCTCCGGGCGTTTCGCATTTTGCGCATCGCGTTTCTTCCAGCCCGGAGTCGCGGCCCTTTCAGCGGAGATTGTTGCGCAAACAGCCACAAAACGTCCGTAGATCCGCGACAATGGCGATGATCACGGCGCGATTCGCGGATCCGTGATCAATCCGAGCCCCTGCGCAAAGAAACCCTCTCGTTCAGCGATTTGCGGCCTCAGCTGCGCAGCTGACCGGCGGGATGTCGCCGCTTCAGGGCGCGCAGGCTCAAAATTCCAATTATAAGGCAAAGATTT contains:
- a CDS encoding 5,10-methylenetetrahydrofolate reductase, with protein sequence MALVNFRREAKTPARPPVNGKMTALLEGASVEVMPRTAAKVESFAPLFAKGSRVYIAHIDGTPIEEMLATAKRLREEGFEPMPHFPARIIRDEAQLNDWVARYRGEAGVEQALLLGGGVAEPKGDFHCAMQMIETGAFDGFARLHVAGHPEGNRDIDPNGGEAEVMAALKLKQDFANRTDADMAIATQFAFEAGPIRDWAARLEANGIEMPVHLGIAGPAKLQTLLKFAIACGVGPSLKVLQKRARDVTKLLMPFEPTELLADLAADCPSNIEAVHFFPLGGITATANWIAEQRGHE
- a CDS encoding methyltetrahydrofolate cobalamin methyltransferase, which produces MTRTVLESKTKTVVIGFDEPFCVIGERINPTGRKKLAAELEQGDFSTVEKDALEQVACGATVLDINSGAVFSNKMAEDPRYADNNFVEPSLMRDLINCVQGVIDVPLCIDSSVPAALEAGLEAAEGRPLLNSVTGEEERLELVLPLVKKYNVPVVAISNDDTGISEDPDVRFAVAKKIVERAADFGIPAHDIVVDPLVMPVGAMASAGRQVFTLVNRLRDELGVNTTCGASNISFGLPNRHGINGAYLPMAIGAGMTSAIMNPVRNQEMEAIRAANLLMNHDPNGMEWIRLSKTLDAMKESGISFAEASAAAATSSAGGRRGGRRRRA